Proteins from a single region of Sneathiella aquimaris:
- the acs gene encoding acetate--CoA ligase — translation MSTKELYPVPADLASSSWIDNAGYEAMYKASIENPEAFWAEHGKRVDWIKPYTEVKDVSFDKEDLHIKWFYDGTLNVSANCIDRHLATKGDQTAIIWEGDEPTDDTKLTYRELHEQVCRFSNVLKAQGVKKGDRVTIYMPMIVEAAIAMLACTRIGAVHSVVFGGFSPDALAGRIRDCESNCIITADEGVRGGKIVPLKVNTDKALENCPDCNTSIVVKRTGNPVNWVEGRDVWYHEAMAAASADCPPEEMNAEDPLFILYTSGSTGQPKGVMHTTGGYIVYASMTHQYVFDYHDGDVYWCTADVGWVTGHSYILYGPLANGATTLMFEGVPNYPTVSRFWEVCDKHQVNIFYTAPTAIRALMQSGDDPVKATSRSSIRLLGSVGEPINPEAWRWYYEVVGESRCPVVDTWWQTETGGILITPLPGATDLKPGSATRPFFGVDPLMVDNDGKELEGECEGVLCIRDSWPGQMRTVYGDHERFYQTYFATFPGRYFSGDGARRDKDGYYWITGRVDDVINVSGHRMGTAEVESALVAHPKISEAAVVGYPHDIKGQGIYAYVTLNLGQEPTEELRKELVKWVRTEIGPIAAPDLIQWAPGLPKTRSGKIMRRILRKVAENEFGNLGDTSTLADPSVVDDLIDNRMNK, via the coding sequence ATGTCTACGAAAGAACTTTACCCGGTTCCAGCTGATCTCGCTTCCTCCTCCTGGATTGATAACGCCGGATATGAGGCCATGTATAAGGCCTCCATTGAAAATCCGGAAGCATTCTGGGCAGAGCATGGCAAGCGCGTTGATTGGATAAAACCTTATACGGAGGTCAAAGATGTTTCTTTTGACAAGGAAGATCTTCATATCAAATGGTTTTATGACGGTACATTAAACGTTAGTGCCAATTGTATTGACCGTCATTTGGCAACGAAAGGCGACCAGACAGCCATTATCTGGGAAGGTGACGAGCCGACTGACGACACCAAGCTGACCTATCGCGAATTACACGAACAGGTTTGCCGCTTTTCAAATGTGTTAAAAGCGCAGGGCGTGAAAAAAGGGGACCGTGTCACAATTTATATGCCGATGATCGTCGAGGCGGCAATTGCGATGCTTGCCTGTACACGGATTGGTGCAGTTCATTCAGTTGTTTTTGGCGGATTTTCACCTGACGCGCTTGCCGGGCGTATTCGGGACTGCGAGTCAAATTGCATCATTACCGCGGATGAAGGCGTGCGCGGCGGAAAAATTGTGCCGCTAAAAGTGAACACAGACAAGGCGTTGGAAAATTGCCCTGATTGCAATACTTCGATTGTTGTAAAACGGACAGGCAACCCGGTCAATTGGGTTGAGGGACGCGATGTGTGGTATCACGAGGCGATGGCGGCGGCGTCTGCGGATTGTCCTCCTGAGGAAATGAACGCGGAAGACCCGTTGTTCATTCTTTATACGTCTGGTTCTACCGGGCAACCCAAAGGCGTCATGCATACAACAGGGGGCTATATTGTTTATGCATCGATGACCCATCAATATGTTTTTGATTATCATGATGGCGATGTCTACTGGTGTACGGCGGATGTTGGCTGGGTGACTGGCCATAGCTATATCCTTTACGGACCTTTGGCTAACGGTGCAACAACGTTAATGTTTGAAGGGGTGCCCAATTACCCAACCGTCTCTCGGTTTTGGGAAGTGTGCGACAAGCATCAGGTCAATATTTTCTATACGGCCCCAACCGCAATTCGCGCGTTGATGCAGTCAGGGGACGATCCGGTCAAGGCAACGTCTCGTTCGTCAATCCGGCTTTTGGGATCTGTTGGTGAACCCATTAATCCGGAAGCCTGGCGCTGGTATTACGAGGTTGTTGGGGAAAGCCGATGTCCGGTTGTTGATACATGGTGGCAAACAGAAACAGGCGGTATTCTGATTACACCGCTGCCCGGGGCGACTGATTTGAAACCCGGGTCCGCAACACGGCCGTTCTTTGGTGTTGATCCTTTGATGGTTGACAATGATGGCAAAGAACTTGAAGGAGAATGCGAAGGTGTTCTTTGTATCCGGGATAGTTGGCCTGGTCAGATGCGCACGGTTTACGGTGATCATGAGCGTTTTTATCAGACCTACTTTGCGACATTCCCGGGGCGGTATTTCTCCGGTGATGGGGCTCGCCGCGACAAAGACGGATATTACTGGATTACCGGGCGCGTGGACGATGTGATCAATGTTTCAGGTCACAGAATGGGAACCGCTGAAGTGGAAAGTGCGCTGGTAGCCCATCCGAAAATCTCTGAAGCTGCTGTAGTTGGTTATCCTCATGATATCAAGGGACAGGGTATTTATGCTTATGTCACTCTCAATCTGGGGCAGGAACCAACGGAGGAACTGCGAAAAGAACTGGTCAAGTGGGTCCGTACGGAAATAGGGCCGATCGCGGCGCCCGATCTTATCCAATGGGCCCCGGGGTTACCCAAAACCAGATCCGGAAAGATCATGCGGCGGATCCTAAGAAAAGTTGCTGAAAATGAATTCGGGAACTTGGGTGATACCTCCACATTGGCGGATCCGAGTGTCGTTGATGATTTGATCGATAATCGGATGAACAAGTAG
- a CDS encoding response regulator transcription factor, whose product MSYTVLVVEDEPNIVLSLQFIMRQVGFTVRVASDGDQAIRAVEEYVPDLVLLDIMLPKQDGFAVCENIRNNPACRNVKIIMLSAKSRDADREKALELGADEFITKPFSTRVLGEMVKRLMGLEAG is encoded by the coding sequence ATGTCGTATACAGTGCTTGTTGTGGAGGACGAGCCGAATATTGTTCTGTCGCTGCAATTTATAATGCGGCAGGTCGGTTTTACGGTTCGAGTAGCATCTGATGGGGATCAGGCAATACGAGCTGTGGAGGAATACGTTCCTGATCTGGTATTGCTGGATATTATGTTACCGAAGCAGGACGGTTTCGCCGTTTGTGAAAATATTCGAAATAACCCTGCCTGCCGAAATGTCAAAATTATCATGTTGTCCGCTAAAAGCAGGGATGCTGATCGGGAGAAGGCGTTGGAGCTAGGAGCCGATGAGTTTATTACCAAGCCTTTTTCAACGCGCGTCCTTGGCGAAATGGTCAAGCGCCTTATGGGCCTGGAGGCTGGGTGA
- a CDS encoding sensor histidine kinase has translation MSSGLVITVSFLYLGLLFAIAHYVDTRAGLKRILSRNPYIYTLSIAVFCTSWTFYGSVGRAATTGLDFLPIYLGPTLVFVLWSFVWIKIIRICKQRRITSIADFIASRYGKSTMLGGLVTIIAVVGIMPYISLQLKSIATSFRILITSSGGLLPTTPVEPLFFVDTTLVVAVALALFAILFGTRHIDASEHHEGLVAAIAFESVVKLLAFLTVGGFVTYGIFNGFTDIFQRASVDPSLSQLFTVSQGQGYSLWMTMTLLSMAAIICLPRQFYITAVENPDEGYVRKATWLFPAYLLVINIFVLPIAIGGRLAFAGTPADADMFVLTVPLYYDHGFIALFAFLGGLSAATSMVIVASIALSTMVCNDLVMPVLLRWKWLNISRNADLTGLLLFIRRASILLILVLGYGYYLFASESHSLVTIGLVSFAAAAQFAPAIIGGIFWKDANFKGALTGLLGGFILWVYTLLLPSLAQSGWLPLSFIEEGLFGINLLKPYALFGLEGFDRLTHALFWSMFFNIGCYWIISLLTQQTALERIQAKLFVDVFEYSEGERDNSYWKGSVTIGDLQQLVGRFVGVKKVADAFDSFARDKKINLRKSQIVDVQFLNFAEKLLAGSIGSATARVMVGSIVKGEVVSLDEVYRILDETSQVIEYSHKLEQKSTELEEATAQLQMANARLKELDSLKDDFLSMVSHELRTPLTSLRAFGEILQDNPNVSLAERKQFLGIIINESERLTRLIDQLLDLAKMEAGRMDWSLADVDACQVIREAVGTLDALILENNIRLDLQLAPGLPKIRADRDQLMQVIINLVSNAIKFCDQDAGEILVAAKEQETGLLISVEDNGIGVPAPLKEKIFERFHQSHSVAQEKPQGSGLGLAICRQIVTYLDGRIWVENKTEGGARFYFTIPFQQDEELRQIAE, from the coding sequence ATGTCTAGCGGTCTGGTCATAACCGTTTCGTTCCTGTATCTGGGCCTGCTCTTTGCTATCGCCCATTATGTGGATACCCGGGCTGGTTTAAAACGCATCCTTTCCCGTAACCCCTATATTTATACACTTTCCATCGCCGTTTTCTGTACGTCCTGGACGTTTTATGGCAGCGTCGGGCGCGCGGCGACGACAGGGCTGGACTTTTTGCCCATCTATCTGGGGCCTACCTTGGTGTTCGTTCTGTGGTCGTTTGTCTGGATCAAGATTATCCGCATTTGCAAGCAACGGCGCATCACCTCGATTGCTGATTTTATTGCCTCCCGGTACGGGAAAAGTACCATGCTGGGCGGATTGGTTACGATCATCGCTGTGGTCGGGATCATGCCTTATATCTCTCTACAGCTTAAATCGATTGCAACCAGTTTCCGGATCCTGATTACATCCTCAGGTGGTCTGTTACCAACAACGCCAGTTGAGCCTTTGTTTTTTGTCGATACGACGTTGGTGGTGGCTGTTGCGCTGGCATTATTCGCCATCCTTTTCGGAACACGTCACATTGATGCCAGTGAACACCATGAGGGTTTGGTCGCGGCGATTGCTTTTGAAAGTGTTGTAAAGTTGCTCGCTTTTTTGACGGTCGGTGGCTTTGTAACATATGGGATTTTCAACGGCTTCACGGATATTTTTCAGCGGGCGTCGGTTGATCCTTCTTTATCGCAACTCTTTACGGTCAGTCAGGGGCAGGGGTATAGCTTGTGGATGACCATGACGTTACTGTCTATGGCGGCGATCATATGCTTGCCCCGGCAATTTTATATAACGGCTGTCGAAAATCCCGATGAAGGATATGTTCGGAAAGCCACATGGTTGTTTCCTGCCTATCTTCTGGTCATTAATATTTTTGTTCTTCCCATCGCAATCGGGGGGCGCCTTGCCTTTGCGGGTACACCAGCCGATGCTGATATGTTCGTTCTGACTGTACCGCTTTATTATGATCACGGGTTTATTGCTCTTTTTGCTTTTCTTGGGGGGTTGTCAGCCGCGACCTCCATGGTGATTGTTGCGTCCATTGCGCTGAGCACCATGGTGTGCAATGACCTTGTTATGCCAGTTCTGTTGCGCTGGAAATGGTTGAATATAAGCCGGAATGCTGATTTGACCGGACTTTTGCTGTTTATCCGGCGCGCCAGCATTCTTCTTATCCTTGTTCTGGGATATGGCTATTATCTGTTTGCCAGTGAAAGCCATTCTCTTGTGACCATCGGCTTGGTGTCCTTTGCCGCAGCGGCGCAGTTTGCGCCAGCGATTATTGGGGGCATCTTTTGGAAGGACGCCAACTTTAAAGGCGCACTGACCGGATTGCTCGGTGGGTTCATCCTTTGGGTATATACGTTGCTGCTTCCCTCTCTTGCTCAGTCCGGGTGGCTTCCGCTCAGTTTTATCGAGGAAGGGCTCTTCGGTATCAATCTCCTTAAGCCCTATGCCTTGTTTGGTCTCGAAGGGTTTGACCGACTAACCCATGCCCTGTTCTGGAGCATGTTCTTCAATATCGGTTGTTACTGGATCATTTCATTATTGACCCAGCAGACCGCGCTGGAGCGTATTCAGGCCAAATTGTTTGTTGATGTTTTCGAGTATTCGGAAGGGGAGCGCGACAACAGTTATTGGAAAGGGTCTGTTACGATTGGAGATTTGCAGCAACTGGTTGGCCGCTTCGTTGGAGTAAAAAAGGTGGCGGATGCTTTTGACAGTTTTGCTCGGGATAAAAAAATAAATCTCCGTAAAAGTCAGATTGTGGATGTTCAGTTCCTGAATTTTGCGGAAAAGCTTCTTGCGGGATCCATTGGTTCAGCCACCGCAAGGGTGATGGTCGGATCAATCGTAAAGGGCGAAGTCGTCAGCCTTGACGAGGTATATCGGATTCTGGATGAGACAAGCCAGGTTATTGAATATAGTCATAAGCTCGAACAGAAATCGACTGAACTTGAGGAAGCGACGGCACAGTTGCAGATGGCAAATGCCCGGCTGAAAGAACTGGATTCTTTGAAAGATGATTTCCTGTCGATGGTTAGCCATGAATTGCGGACACCCTTAACAAGTTTGCGGGCATTTGGCGAGATTTTACAGGACAATCCCAACGTGTCATTGGCGGAGAGAAAGCAGTTTCTGGGGATCATCATTAATGAAAGTGAGCGGCTTACCCGTTTGATTGATCAACTTCTTGATCTTGCCAAGATGGAAGCGGGACGGATGGATTGGTCGCTGGCTGATGTAGATGCGTGCCAGGTCATCCGGGAGGCTGTCGGTACACTGGATGCCTTGATACTTGAAAATAACATCAGGTTAGATCTTCAATTGGCGCCGGGGTTGCCAAAAATTCGGGCGGATCGGGATCAATTGATGCAGGTGATTATTAATCTGGTCTCGAACGCGATCAAATTTTGTGACCAAGACGCGGGCGAAATTCTGGTTGCTGCCAAAGAACAGGAGACGGGCCTGCTTATTTCGGTGGAGGATAACGGCATTGGTGTGCCCGCACCGCTTAAGGAAAAAATCTTTGAGCGCTTCCATCAATCCCATTCCGTGGCGCAGGAAAAGCCGCAAGGGTCGGGGCTTGGGCTTGCGATTTGTCGGCAGATTGTCACCTATCTCGATGGACGTATCTGGGTTGAAAATAAAACCGAGGGTGGCGCGCGGTTTTATTTTACAATTCCATTTCAGCAGGATGAAGAGTTACGTCAAATAGCTGAGTAA
- a CDS encoding sulfite exporter TauE/SafE family protein — MIEQIIQDFNSLHFAVICAALLFGGFVKGVSSFGLPTVSIPIIILVLPLPFAISVLAIPMTLSNLVQMTISGDVKGSIRRHWTLLVPLLVTLPVGAYFLAVVNTDILTIMLGIILLIVTSLDLMGKSLTVLKKQQEIIAPIIGVSSGIIGGMTSLFGIMPIFFFVSLGLTKERFVSVVSVLLFSGSLVLAISLQRTDILGPIEAFYGLAGMVPILLGIWIGTVLRRRVDPVFFKKVVLVLILLVGLSMVYRSAGHLFF; from the coding sequence ATGATCGAACAAATCATCCAGGACTTTAATAGTCTTCATTTTGCTGTTATCTGCGCGGCCTTGTTATTTGGTGGCTTTGTGAAAGGGGTTTCCTCTTTCGGATTGCCGACGGTATCAATTCCGATCATAATTCTCGTCCTGCCCCTGCCATTTGCCATTTCGGTGCTGGCCATTCCCATGACCCTCAGCAATCTCGTTCAAATGACTATCTCTGGGGATGTAAAAGGATCTATCCGGCGTCATTGGACCTTACTGGTTCCCTTATTGGTGACGCTTCCCGTGGGGGCCTATTTTCTGGCCGTGGTAAATACTGATATCCTGACAATCATGCTGGGGATCATTCTTCTCATTGTTACGTCTCTGGATTTAATGGGAAAATCACTAACGGTCCTGAAAAAACAGCAGGAAATTATCGCTCCGATTATCGGTGTTTCATCTGGCATTATAGGAGGCATGACGTCCCTTTTCGGTATCATGCCCATCTTTTTCTTTGTGTCCCTTGGTTTAACAAAAGAACGGTTTGTTTCTGTCGTCAGTGTCCTGTTATTCTCAGGCAGTCTGGTTCTGGCAATCTCCCTGCAACGAACAGATATTCTTGGCCCTATAGAAGCTTTTTATGGGCTTGCGGGTATGGTTCCCATTCTGTTGGGTATATGGATTGGCACCGTTCTGCGCAGGCGGGTTGATCCGGTTTTCTTCAAAAAAGTGGTTCTTGTTCTGATCCTGCTTGTCGGTTTATCGATGGTCTACAGGTCAGCGGGTCATCTGTTTTTTTAG
- a CDS encoding glutathione S-transferase family protein, whose amino-acid sequence MIDLYTWGTPNGRKVSIMLEETSLPYTVHPVNIGENEQFDPKFLAISPNNKIPAIHDHDTGISLMESGAILLYLAQKSGQFLPEGNLYWKAIEWLMWQMGGAGPILGQVHHFCHFNPGVSDYAQTRFKAEAERLYGVLDKQLAGKNYIATTYSIADMAVWPWISRFEWQGMALSDYPNVQRWYETIAQRPAVKKGYHVPSFVNDIPTSHKKKE is encoded by the coding sequence ATGATCGACCTTTATACTTGGGGCACGCCAAACGGACGAAAAGTATCAATCATGTTGGAGGAAACGTCTCTTCCCTACACCGTCCATCCCGTAAATATTGGAGAAAACGAACAATTCGATCCTAAGTTCCTTGCTATTAGCCCGAATAATAAGATACCCGCTATTCACGACCATGACACGGGAATATCCTTGATGGAAAGCGGCGCCATATTACTTTATCTGGCTCAAAAGTCGGGGCAATTTCTACCGGAAGGAAACCTCTACTGGAAGGCCATTGAATGGCTGATGTGGCAAATGGGTGGAGCCGGCCCAATACTTGGACAAGTCCATCATTTTTGTCATTTCAATCCAGGCGTTTCAGATTATGCACAAACCCGATTCAAGGCGGAAGCCGAACGTTTATACGGCGTTTTGGACAAACAATTGGCCGGGAAAAATTATATTGCCACTACCTATTCGATTGCAGATATGGCAGTCTGGCCGTGGATTTCCAGATTTGAATGGCAGGGGATGGCTCTGTCTGACTATCCCAATGTCCAAAGATGGTACGAAACCATCGCTCAACGACCCGCTGTAAAAAAGGGCTATCATGTTCCGAGCTTCGTCAATGATATCCCGACATCACATAAGAAAAAAGAATGA
- a CDS encoding zinc-dependent alcohol dehydrogenase family protein — protein sequence MKAYVIGEGSGLEALTLIERDVPKPGPGEVLVRMKANSINYRDLLTIKNAGARGITDQRIPNSDGAGVIEAVGEGVTRYQAGDRVVGCFFQNWVSGPITEKTMLSALGGPIDGVLAEYVVLKEQGVLPIPDSLSFEQAATLPCAAVTAWNCLIEKGEAKAGDTALLLGTGGVSIFAQQIAKFCGIQTIVTSSSDEKLARVKKLGARTLINYRDQPEWENAVLDATNGRGVDVVIEVGGAGTLAKSVEAVRIGGTVSLVGVLTGGTIDPTSIMRKSVKLQGIYVGPQDMFARLIRAIDYNELNPVIEETVAFDEAKDAYRLMESGQHFGKIVIAFS from the coding sequence ATGAAAGCGTATGTAATCGGGGAAGGTTCCGGATTAGAGGCCCTGACGTTAATCGAGAGAGATGTTCCCAAGCCCGGTCCCGGAGAAGTTCTTGTTCGAATGAAAGCCAACTCGATTAACTACCGTGATTTGTTGACCATAAAAAATGCGGGTGCCAGAGGTATCACAGATCAACGCATTCCAAATTCGGATGGCGCGGGCGTTATTGAAGCCGTGGGTGAAGGTGTCACACGCTATCAGGCCGGCGACCGGGTGGTTGGCTGTTTTTTCCAGAATTGGGTCAGTGGCCCCATTACAGAAAAAACAATGTTGTCCGCATTAGGCGGCCCGATTGACGGGGTGCTGGCAGAATATGTTGTGTTAAAGGAGCAGGGTGTCTTGCCTATTCCCGACAGCCTGTCATTTGAACAAGCCGCAACATTGCCTTGCGCGGCGGTAACCGCATGGAATTGCCTGATTGAAAAAGGGGAAGCGAAAGCCGGGGATACCGCTTTATTGCTGGGAACAGGCGGCGTTTCCATTTTTGCACAGCAAATCGCCAAATTTTGCGGTATTCAGACGATTGTAACCTCCAGTAGCGATGAAAAACTTGCACGCGTGAAAAAACTTGGGGCCCGTACCTTGATCAATTATCGGGATCAGCCAGAATGGGAAAATGCAGTATTGGACGCGACAAATGGAAGAGGCGTCGATGTCGTGATTGAGGTAGGAGGTGCCGGTACGCTGGCGAAATCAGTGGAAGCGGTTCGGATCGGCGGTACTGTGTCGTTGGTCGGCGTACTCACCGGCGGCACGATTGACCCGACTTCCATCATGCGAAAATCTGTAAAACTTCAGGGGATTTATGTTGGCCCCCAAGATATGTTTGCCAGGTTGATCCGGGCGATCGACTATAATGAACTCAACCCCGTTATCGAGGAAACTGTAGCGTTTGATGAAGCAAAAGATGCTTATCGATTAATGGAAAGTGGTCAGCATTTTGGGAAAATTGTTATTGCCTTTTCTTAA
- a CDS encoding fumarylacetoacetate hydrolase family protein: MKLLRYGPTGSEKPALLDDEGNVRDLSSVISDVNGSSLTDDALASLKAVDPGSLPIVNETGRIGPCVANVGKLICIGLNYSDHAEETGNPIPKEPIVFMKATSSICGPNDDIEIPRNSVKTDWEVELGVVIGKRAKYVSEANALDYVAGYCAVNDVSEREFQTERSGQWVKGKSHDTFAPLGPWMVTKDEVPDPQNVSMWLDVDGHRFQDGSTKTMIFGVQEIVSYLSNFMTLEPGDIISTGTPPGVGMGQKPDPVYLKVGQEIRMGVEGLGEQSQKTIAARD, from the coding sequence ATGAAGTTATTACGCTATGGCCCAACAGGCTCAGAGAAACCCGCGTTGCTTGATGACGAGGGGAACGTTCGGGATTTGTCTTCTGTAATCAGTGATGTTAATGGCAGCTCTCTCACAGATGATGCACTGGCTTCTTTGAAGGCAGTGGATCCAGGCAGCCTCCCGATTGTGAACGAGACCGGCCGCATCGGGCCTTGTGTCGCAAATGTCGGGAAGTTGATTTGCATTGGTCTGAATTATTCAGATCATGCTGAAGAAACGGGCAATCCAATTCCTAAAGAACCGATTGTTTTTATGAAGGCGACCAGTTCAATTTGTGGACCCAATGATGATATCGAAATCCCACGGAATTCGGTCAAAACAGACTGGGAAGTGGAACTGGGTGTTGTGATCGGAAAGCGGGCGAAATATGTTTCAGAAGCAAATGCACTGGATTATGTCGCTGGTTATTGTGCTGTAAATGATGTTTCAGAACGGGAGTTCCAGACAGAGCGTTCCGGGCAATGGGTCAAAGGTAAAAGTCATGATACTTTTGCGCCATTGGGTCCATGGATGGTTACAAAAGACGAAGTGCCCGATCCGCAGAATGTATCTATGTGGCTGGATGTTGACGGGCATCGGTTTCAGGATGGATCAACAAAAACAATGATTTTCGGTGTTCAGGAAATCGTTTCTTATTTGAGCAATTTTATGACCTTGGAACCAGGTGATATTATTTCCACCGGAACACCTCCTGGTGTGGGGATGGGGCAAAAACCTGATCCTGTTTACCTGAAGGTAGGTCAGGAGATTCGTATGGGGGTTGAAGGACTGGGCGAACAATCTCAGAAAACAATCGCAGCCAGAGACTAA
- a CDS encoding serine hydrolase domain-containing protein, with amino-acid sequence MEKTCTPEALGFSSARLDYITDWMKRYVDAGKLPGAQTVVMRGGEVAYSGWTGFSDVENKVRWQEDTIARFYSMTKPVSSLALMTLYERGLFHLDDPIETFIPAFKDMRVLRKNAQSVDDTEPCKTKPTVHHLLTHCSGLTYDFNLGVLETLYGEEKMDFGPRRGTLEDQIDRLAQMPLKFEPGSRWNYGVSTDVVGRLVEIISGQSLDQYFNDTFFEPLGMKDTAFDFGPEQQGRVAASYTPNTDGSLKLVENASNSVYAKGNVQGLSGGGGLLSTAGDYLKFADMIRRRGRFGDQQILGTRTMDFIMQNHMPGDLASMGQPVFSEVSFAGVGFGLGGWVMLDPTKAQMMGSPGDFGWGGMASTVFWVDPLEDMVVLFLTQLLPSSYYPLRKELRALAYQAMID; translated from the coding sequence ATGGAAAAGACCTGTACACCTGAAGCTCTGGGATTTTCGTCCGCGCGCTTGGATTATATTACGGACTGGATGAAACGCTATGTCGATGCGGGTAAGTTACCCGGTGCCCAGACCGTTGTGATGAGAGGCGGCGAAGTTGCCTATTCAGGCTGGACAGGCTTTTCTGACGTAGAGAACAAAGTTCGCTGGCAGGAAGATACAATCGCCCGGTTTTATTCCATGACCAAACCGGTTTCTTCATTGGCCTTGATGACATTGTATGAGCGGGGTCTTTTTCATCTGGATGATCCGATTGAAACCTTTATTCCGGCTTTTAAGGACATGCGGGTCTTGCGGAAAAATGCTCAGTCTGTTGATGATACGGAACCGTGCAAAACAAAGCCGACAGTCCATCATTTGCTAACGCATTGTTCTGGTTTGACTTACGATTTCAATCTTGGGGTTCTGGAAACCCTGTATGGCGAAGAAAAAATGGACTTTGGTCCCCGGCGCGGAACGCTGGAAGACCAGATTGACCGCTTGGCTCAAATGCCTTTGAAATTTGAGCCTGGCAGCCGATGGAATTATGGGGTTTCAACAGATGTTGTTGGCCGCCTTGTGGAGATTATTTCGGGGCAAAGCCTTGATCAGTATTTTAACGATACATTTTTTGAGCCTCTGGGTATGAAGGATACCGCTTTTGATTTCGGGCCTGAACAGCAAGGCCGGGTTGCTGCCAGTTATACACCGAACACGGATGGTTCTCTTAAGCTGGTCGAAAATGCATCGAACAGTGTTTATGCGAAAGGGAATGTTCAAGGTCTTTCTGGCGGGGGCGGATTGCTTTCTACCGCTGGAGATTACTTGAAATTTGCCGATATGATCCGGCGTCGCGGCAGGTTTGGCGATCAGCAGATCCTTGGAACCCGCACCATGGACTTTATCATGCAGAATCATATGCCGGGGGATCTTGCTTCGATGGGGCAGCCGGTGTTTTCAGAAGTATCGTTTGCCGGGGTCGGGTTTGGCCTCGGCGGTTGGGTGATGCTCGATCCAACGAAGGCTCAGATGATGGGTAGCCCCGGTGACTTCGGATGGGGCGGGATGGCGAGTACAGTCTTTTGGGTTGACCCTCTTGAAGATATGGTTGTGCTGTTCCTGACCCAGTTACTTCCTTCCAGCTATTATCCGTTGCGAAAAGAACTACGCGCGCTGGCCTATCAGGCGATGATAGACTAG